A region of Oceanicoccus sp. KOV_DT_Chl DNA encodes the following proteins:
- a CDS encoding chorismate lyase, with product MYAVQPLRYHPGEAHWRSSQHCIIEPLPSAAKNWLLDSGSLTKRLITASHGNFKVQVLNQRWQQPRLSEAILLDMRPRERAIIREVALLCHGQAWVFARSVIPATSLTGRLRRLRKFNDSSLGAMLFSDPSMRRRPFQIASIDGNSQQLPAQFRQAQSLWGRRCRFELADKPIMVSEIFLPTCAL from the coding sequence TTGTACGCTGTTCAACCTCTCAGATACCACCCCGGTGAAGCCCACTGGCGGAGTTCTCAACACTGTATTATTGAGCCATTACCCAGCGCCGCAAAGAACTGGCTGCTGGATTCGGGGTCGCTCACCAAACGCCTGATTACTGCCAGTCACGGCAACTTCAAAGTACAAGTGCTCAACCAGCGATGGCAGCAACCACGGCTGTCAGAGGCCATTTTATTGGATATGCGGCCCCGTGAGCGCGCCATTATCAGGGAAGTAGCCTTACTCTGCCACGGTCAAGCCTGGGTATTTGCCCGCAGCGTTATTCCCGCCACATCACTCACGGGACGGTTACGGCGATTACGTAAATTTAATGACAGCTCACTGGGTGCCATGCTGTTTAGCGATCCAAGCATGCGCCGCCGCCCCTTTCAAATTGCCAGTATCGACGGCAATAGCCAGCAATTGCCCGCTCAATTTCGACAAGCTCAATCCTTGTGGGGCCGTCGCTGCCGGTTTGAACTGGCTGACAAGCCGATTATGGTAAGCGAAATCTTTTTACCGACCTGCGCTTTGTAA